The Aeromicrobium yanjiei genome includes a region encoding these proteins:
- a CDS encoding cation:dicarboxylate symporter family transporter, translating into MSSSTPKVRKDRSHYLYIGVIVAVVAGITLGIVVPDFAVKLQPLGDLFVNLVKMMISPVIFCTIVLGVGSVASAAQVGKVGGLALGYFITMSTFALAIGLVVGNLIKPGEGLNLTDELRSAGAEQVGEKESGWDFVLGIVPDTLVSALTSGEVLQTLFVALLFGFALQAMGSAGQPVLTGIEHIQRVVFRILAMIMWLAPIGAFGAMAAVVGATGVDALKSLAMVMIAFYITCVLFVFGILGTLLRVASGVSVFSLLRYLGREFLLIVSTSSSESALPRLIAKMEHAGVDRTTVGVVVPTGYSFNLDGTAIYLTMASLFVAEAMGDPLSIGEQISLLVFMIIASKGAAGVSGAGLATLAGGLNSHRPDLVEGVGLIVGIDRFMSEARALTNFAGNSIATVLVGHWTGSLDRAQLDAVLAGERPFDEATMLDSPDEEEQRQVTPA; encoded by the coding sequence ATGAGCAGCAGCACGCCCAAGGTCCGCAAGGATCGCAGCCACTACCTCTACATCGGCGTGATCGTGGCGGTCGTCGCCGGCATCACCCTCGGCATCGTCGTCCCGGACTTCGCAGTCAAGCTGCAGCCCCTGGGTGACCTGTTCGTCAACCTGGTCAAGATGATGATCTCGCCGGTCATCTTCTGCACGATCGTCCTCGGGGTCGGTTCGGTCGCGAGCGCGGCGCAGGTCGGCAAGGTCGGCGGTCTCGCGCTCGGCTACTTCATCACGATGTCCACGTTCGCCCTGGCGATCGGCCTGGTCGTCGGCAACCTGATCAAGCCCGGCGAGGGCCTGAACCTCACTGACGAGCTGCGGTCCGCAGGCGCCGAGCAGGTGGGGGAGAAGGAGAGCGGCTGGGACTTCGTCCTCGGCATCGTCCCCGACACCCTGGTCTCGGCCCTGACGTCCGGCGAGGTCCTGCAGACCCTCTTCGTCGCGCTGCTGTTCGGCTTCGCGCTGCAGGCCATGGGCTCGGCCGGCCAACCCGTCCTCACGGGCATCGAGCACATCCAGAGGGTCGTGTTCCGGATCCTCGCGATGATCATGTGGCTCGCGCCGATCGGCGCCTTCGGTGCGATGGCGGCGGTCGTCGGGGCCACGGGCGTGGACGCGCTCAAGAGCCTCGCCATGGTGATGATCGCGTTCTACATCACCTGCGTCCTGTTCGTCTTCGGCATCCTCGGGACGCTGCTGCGGGTCGCCTCCGGCGTCAGCGTGTTCTCCCTGCTGAGGTATCTCGGCCGCGAGTTCCTGCTGATCGTCTCGACGTCGTCCTCGGAGTCTGCGCTCCCGCGGCTGATCGCCAAGATGGAGCATGCCGGCGTCGACCGCACGACGGTCGGGGTCGTGGTGCCGACCGGCTACTCGTTCAACCTCGACGGCACCGCGATCTACCTCACGATGGCCTCGCTGTTCGTGGCGGAGGCGATGGGTGACCCGCTGTCGATCGGCGAGCAGATCTCGCTGCTGGTCTTCATGATCATCGCCTCGAAGGGAGCCGCCGGCGTCTCGGGCGCGGGCCTGGCCACCCTGGCCGGCGGCCTCAACTCCCACCGACCCGACCTGGTCGAGGGCGTCGGCCTGATCGTCGGGATCGACCGGTTCATGTCCGAGGCGCGGGCTCTGACGAACTTCGCGGGCAACAGCATCGCGACCGTGCTCGTGGGTCACTGGACCGGCTCGCTCGACCGGGCCCAGCTCGATGCCGTGCTGGCGGGGGAGCGGCCCTTCGACGAGGCGACGATGCTGGACTCACCGGACGAGGAGGAGCAGCGCCAGGTGACGCCCGCCTGA
- a CDS encoding DUF501 domain-containing protein produces the protein MNVAQTDLDAVAEQLGRPPRGILEIMSRCPSGHPNVVKTEPRLDDGTPFPTMFYLTCPRLAGEIGTLEASGLMREMTQRIADDPELAAHYARAHESYLAEREALGHVPEIAGISAGGMPTRVKCLHVLVAHSLAKGPGVNPLGDETIELLGAWWEGTPCAADWVEPDPDPAAD, from the coding sequence GTGAACGTCGCCCAGACCGACCTCGATGCCGTCGCCGAGCAGCTCGGCCGCCCCCCGCGGGGCATTCTCGAGATCATGTCGCGCTGCCCCTCGGGGCACCCCAACGTCGTCAAGACCGAGCCGCGCCTCGACGACGGCACCCCGTTCCCGACGATGTTCTACCTCACGTGCCCGCGCCTCGCGGGCGAGATCGGCACGCTCGAGGCGTCGGGTCTCATGCGCGAGATGACCCAGCGCATCGCCGACGACCCAGAGCTCGCGGCCCACTACGCGCGCGCCCACGAGTCGTACCTCGCCGAGCGCGAGGCCCTCGGCCACGTCCCGGAGATCGCGGGCATCTCGGCCGGCGGCATGCCGACCCGCGTCAAGTGCCTGCACGTCCTGGTGGCCCACTCGCTCGCGAAGGGTCCCGGGGTCAACCCGCTGGGCGACGAGACGATCGAGCTGCTCGGCGCGTGGTGGGAAGGCACCCCGTGTGCCGCGGACTGGGTCGAGCCCGACCCCGATCCCGCCGCCGACTGA
- a CDS encoding FtsB family cell division protein, translating into MPRLTTRAIVLLAVVLLLLASYTSTLHAWWQQRGEIQQTRAQIASTRDDIAELEDQKQRWNDPAYVKQQAKERFGWVSPGEVGYRVIGSDGKVQGADVPTLDAPPEAEQPQWYDKLWGSVKESGKDPKPRPTTTPDPDKVLKDQ; encoded by the coding sequence GTGCCGCGGCTGACCACGCGCGCGATCGTGCTGCTCGCAGTCGTGCTGCTGCTGCTCGCGTCCTACACCTCGACGCTGCACGCGTGGTGGCAGCAGCGAGGCGAGATCCAGCAGACGCGCGCGCAGATCGCCTCGACCCGCGACGACATCGCCGAGCTCGAGGACCAGAAGCAACGCTGGAACGATCCCGCGTACGTCAAGCAGCAGGCCAAGGAACGCTTCGGCTGGGTCTCGCCCGGTGAGGTGGGCTACCGCGTGATCGGCAGCGACGGCAAGGTGCAGGGTGCGGACGTCCCGACCCTCGACGCCCCGCCGGAGGCCGAGCAGCCGCAGTGGTACGACAAGCTCTGGGGAAGCGTCAAGGAGTCCGGCAAGGACCCGAAGCCGCGCCCCACCACGACCCCCGACCCGGACAAGGTGCTGAAGGACCAGTGA
- the eno gene encoding phosphopyruvate hydratase, with translation MARIDAVGAREILDSRGNPTVEVEVALDDGTIGRAAVPSGASTGAFEAVELRDGGSRYLGKGVLKAVAGVNDRIGPALVGFDADDQRALDQAMLDLDGTANKATLGANAILGVSLATARAAAESAKLPLFRYVGGPNAHVLPVPMMNILNGGSHADSNVDVQEFMIAPIGAESFSEALRHGAEVYHALKSVLNERGLSTGLGDEGGFAPNLDSNRAALELISVAIEKAGLRVGTDIAMALDVAASEFFTDGAYAFEGAQKSAEEMSAYYAQLAADFPIVSIEDPLDEDDWSGWATLTETIGDDVQIVGDDLFVTNVERLTRGIEEGAANALLVKVNQIGSLTETLDSVDLAHRHGFACMMSHRSGETEDTTIADLAVATNCGQIKTGAPARSDRVAKYNQLLRIEELLGSSATYAGASAFPRLAL, from the coding sequence TTGGCACGCATCGACGCCGTCGGCGCACGGGAAATTCTGGATTCACGGGGCAACCCGACCGTCGAGGTCGAGGTCGCCCTCGACGACGGCACGATCGGCCGCGCGGCGGTGCCCTCCGGCGCGTCGACCGGGGCCTTCGAGGCCGTCGAGCTTAGGGACGGCGGATCGCGCTACCTCGGCAAGGGCGTGCTCAAGGCCGTCGCGGGCGTCAACGACCGCATCGGCCCGGCCCTGGTGGGCTTCGACGCCGACGACCAGCGCGCGCTCGACCAGGCGATGCTGGACCTCGACGGCACGGCCAACAAGGCCACGCTCGGCGCCAACGCGATCCTCGGCGTCTCGCTGGCCACGGCCCGCGCCGCCGCCGAGTCGGCCAAGCTGCCGCTGTTCCGCTACGTCGGCGGGCCCAACGCCCACGTGCTGCCGGTGCCGATGATGAACATCCTCAACGGCGGCTCGCACGCGGACTCCAACGTGGACGTCCAAGAGTTCATGATCGCCCCGATCGGTGCCGAGTCGTTCTCCGAGGCGTTGCGTCACGGCGCCGAGGTCTACCACGCGCTGAAGTCGGTGCTCAACGAGCGCGGGCTCTCGACGGGCCTCGGCGACGAGGGCGGCTTCGCCCCCAACCTCGACTCCAACCGGGCCGCGCTCGAGCTCATCTCGGTCGCGATCGAGAAGGCCGGCCTGCGGGTCGGCACCGACATCGCGATGGCGCTCGACGTCGCCGCGTCGGAGTTCTTCACCGACGGCGCCTACGCGTTCGAGGGTGCGCAGAAGTCGGCCGAGGAGATGTCGGCCTACTACGCGCAGCTGGCCGCGGACTTCCCGATCGTCTCGATCGAGGACCCGCTGGACGAGGACGACTGGTCCGGGTGGGCGACGCTGACCGAGACGATCGGCGACGACGTCCAGATCGTCGGTGACGACCTGTTCGTCACGAACGTCGAGCGCCTGACCCGCGGCATCGAGGAGGGCGCGGCCAATGCGCTGCTCGTCAAGGTCAACCAGATCGGCTCGCTCACCGAGACGCTGGACTCGGTCGACCTCGCCCACCGCCACGGCTTCGCGTGCATGATGAGCCACCGCTCGGGCGAGACCGAGGACACCACGATCGCCGACCTCGCCGTCGCGACCAACTGTGGCCAGATCAAGACCGGCGCCCCGGCCCGGTCCGACCGGGTCGCGAAGTACAACCAGCTGCTCCGCATCGAGGAGCTCCTCGGCTCGTCGGCGACGTACGCCGGCGCGTCCGCGTTCCCGCGGCTGGCGCTCTGA
- a CDS encoding MazG family protein — protein sequence MQILVLSPRVAPGILTLAAWDALRAATVVRAAEDGPHVRAVIASGVAVEVTPGTPSLDPGTVWIAPVGDAAWARAVADDLMGGSASDEESVEVVFGSYDLPGSALLDVVEVMDRLRRECPWTSRQTHASLSRYLLEEAHETLEALDSGDGEHLREELGDLLMQIVFHARIAAEESAEEGGGWDIDDVAAGITAKLIRRSPHVFADGAASTPEEVDAAWQRLKASEKQRSSPLEGVPATLPALAYADKIIGRLGDVDVSGDDLGSRLLALVAEARAQGLDAEETLRQAVRRLVQDPRARRVGVQAPRD from the coding sequence ATGCAGATCCTGGTCCTCAGCCCGCGCGTCGCGCCGGGCATCCTCACGCTCGCGGCGTGGGACGCGCTGCGAGCGGCGACCGTCGTGCGCGCAGCCGAGGACGGACCGCACGTGCGGGCCGTCATCGCCTCCGGGGTGGCCGTCGAGGTCACGCCGGGGACGCCGTCGCTCGACCCGGGCACGGTGTGGATCGCCCCCGTGGGTGATGCCGCCTGGGCCCGCGCGGTTGCGGACGACCTGATGGGCGGCTCCGCATCGGACGAGGAGTCGGTCGAGGTGGTGTTCGGCTCGTACGACCTGCCGGGCTCGGCCCTGCTGGACGTCGTCGAGGTCATGGACCGGCTGCGGCGGGAGTGCCCGTGGACGAGCCGGCAGACGCACGCGAGCCTCAGCCGCTACCTGCTGGAGGAGGCGCACGAGACGCTCGAGGCCCTCGACAGCGGCGACGGCGAGCACCTGCGCGAGGAGCTCGGCGATCTCCTGATGCAGATCGTGTTCCACGCGCGGATCGCGGCCGAGGAATCGGCCGAGGAGGGCGGCGGCTGGGACATCGACGACGTCGCGGCGGGCATCACGGCCAAGCTGATCCGTCGCAGCCCCCACGTCTTCGCGGACGGAGCGGCGAGCACGCCGGAGGAGGTCGATGCCGCCTGGCAGCGGCTCAAGGCCAGCGAGAAGCAGCGGTCCTCGCCCCTCGAGGGCGTCCCCGCCACGCTGCCCGCCCTGGCGTACGCCGACAAGATCATCGGTCGCCTGGGTGACGTCGACGTGTCGGGCGACGATCTCGGGTCGCGCCTGCTCGCGCTCGTGGCCGAGGCGCGAGCGCAGGGCCTGGACGCCGAGGAGACGCTGCGCCAGGCCGTGCGCCGGCTCGTCCAGGACCCCCGGGCGAGGCGGGTCGGAGTGCAGGCGCCGCGGGACTAG
- a CDS encoding APC family permease translates to MPIRGSLKHLVRTKDVDDVIHQNDDDPSGDDHHTRLSRRLTVWDLMGFGIGIVIGTGIFTLTGTAAKDNAGPAVMISFLIAGIVAMLAALCYAELAAAVPTAGSSYTYAYTTIGEIFAWIIAWDLILEFALGAAVVARGWSGYLQGVFDLPRAFFGEDDSVVNLGAVFIVLVLGVVAAMGIRESKLVTNSLVVIKVSICLFIIAVGLFYVNMDNQKPYIPPSEKVEGASGLKQPLWQWVTGVDQTAYGVTGVLVAAAIVFFAYSGFEAVANLGEETKNPGKDMPRGLIGTLIVCTVLYVAVCFVLTGMVKYTRLSTGEPLADAFDQAGLGWASIIIGTAAVAGLTSVILVDIVAMGRIGFALCRDGLLPPAIGRIHPKYQTPVVITVGTTVAVAVLAAFVPLAVLAEMVSIGTLFAFLVVSVAVVVLRRTKPRMKRPFRTPQVPLLPVVSGVLCIALMTNLAVETWLRFLVWLALGLIVYLAYGRHHSKLHTKIPLERDGADR, encoded by the coding sequence ATGCCCATCCGCGGATCGCTCAAGCACCTGGTGCGCACCAAGGACGTCGACGACGTCATTCACCAGAACGACGACGATCCCTCCGGGGATGACCACCACACCCGGCTGAGCCGCCGACTGACGGTGTGGGACCTCATGGGATTCGGCATCGGCATCGTCATCGGTACGGGCATCTTCACCCTGACCGGCACCGCCGCGAAGGACAATGCCGGACCGGCGGTCATGATCTCGTTCCTCATCGCCGGCATCGTGGCGATGCTCGCGGCGCTCTGCTACGCCGAGCTGGCGGCCGCCGTCCCCACCGCCGGCAGCTCGTACACCTATGCGTACACGACGATCGGCGAGATCTTCGCCTGGATCATCGCCTGGGACCTGATCCTGGAGTTCGCGCTCGGCGCCGCCGTCGTGGCACGTGGCTGGTCGGGCTACCTGCAAGGTGTGTTCGACCTGCCGAGGGCGTTCTTCGGCGAGGACGACAGCGTGGTCAACCTCGGTGCGGTGTTCATCGTGCTCGTCCTGGGCGTCGTCGCCGCGATGGGCATCCGTGAGTCAAAGCTGGTGACCAACTCGCTGGTGGTCATCAAGGTCTCGATCTGCCTGTTCATCATCGCGGTCGGGCTGTTCTACGTGAACATGGACAACCAGAAGCCGTACATCCCCCCGAGTGAGAAGGTCGAGGGAGCCAGCGGGCTCAAGCAGCCCCTGTGGCAGTGGGTCACCGGCGTCGACCAGACCGCCTACGGCGTGACCGGCGTGCTGGTGGCGGCGGCGATCGTCTTCTTCGCCTACTCGGGCTTCGAGGCCGTCGCCAACCTCGGCGAGGAGACGAAGAACCCCGGCAAGGACATGCCACGCGGGCTCATCGGCACCCTGATCGTCTGCACCGTGCTCTACGTGGCCGTCTGCTTCGTGCTGACCGGCATGGTCAAGTACACCCGGCTGAGCACGGGCGAGCCGCTCGCCGACGCCTTCGACCAGGCGGGTCTCGGCTGGGCCAGCATCATCATCGGGACGGCTGCGGTCGCGGGCCTGACGTCGGTGATCCTGGTCGACATCGTCGCGATGGGCCGCATCGGTTTCGCGCTGTGCCGCGACGGGCTGCTCCCGCCGGCGATCGGCCGGATCCACCCGAAGTACCAGACCCCCGTCGTCATCACGGTCGGGACGACCGTCGCGGTCGCGGTCCTGGCCGCATTCGTGCCGCTCGCGGTGCTCGCCGAGATGGTGTCGATCGGCACCCTGTTCGCCTTCCTCGTCGTGTCGGTGGCCGTCGTCGTGCTCCGTCGCACCAAGCCGCGGATGAAGCGGCCCTTCCGCACCCCGCAGGTGCCGCTGCTCCCGGTCGTGTCGGGGGTGCTGTGCATCGCGCTGATGACCAACCTGGCCGTGGAGACCTGGCTGCGGTTCCTGGTGTGGCTCGCGCTCGGCCTGATCGTCTACCTGGCGTACGGCCGGCACCACTCCAAGCTGCACACGAAGATCCCTCTCGAGAGGGACGGCGCCGACCGGTGA
- a CDS encoding HNH endonuclease signature motif containing protein: MIVDQLLLLGDDLAALEPWTLTGSEVKQVSLALVRARTSMDAALSRLAGCAEGMGLPKEEGATSTTTWLANSTGISKGEAAKLVAMARVSTSDTETTRKAWASGDLSTDQAGVIMKAIDALPDWCGDQERADAEAHLIALAGQYSLDDLRRLANRVLEVIDPDGADEHLGEQLRKQEQKAWDATRLSVRRRGDGTTHGAFTIPDADADTLRAAIEGIIAPRRTAENADRHGLGADDWLALPRDQKMGHAFVELIDHLPTGALPVAGGLAATVAVTVDVDDLRTGQGVATNTSDTTMSATKAQRMACNAHLVAMYLENGTRVIDHGMTKRLYDRHQRLALAVRDKGCVFPGCDRPPAWCEAHHLSFWSEGGPTDLENAALLCHFHHFLVHEGEWEARMGAGGIPEIIPPPRIDPDRRPRRHARFTRQQPRAA; this comes from the coding sequence ATGATCGTCGACCAGCTGTTGTTACTGGGTGATGATCTAGCTGCGCTCGAGCCGTGGACGTTGACCGGTTCGGAGGTCAAGCAGGTGTCCCTGGCGCTCGTGAGGGCGCGGACCTCGATGGATGCCGCCCTGTCGAGACTGGCTGGTTGCGCCGAGGGCATGGGACTGCCCAAGGAGGAGGGCGCGACCTCGACGACCACCTGGTTGGCGAACAGCACCGGGATCAGCAAGGGCGAGGCGGCCAAGTTGGTCGCGATGGCGCGGGTCAGCACGTCTGACACCGAGACCACGCGCAAGGCATGGGCGTCAGGCGACCTGTCGACCGACCAGGCCGGCGTGATCATGAAGGCGATCGACGCGCTGCCTGACTGGTGCGGCGACCAGGAGCGGGCCGATGCCGAGGCGCACCTGATCGCGCTTGCTGGCCAGTACTCGCTGGACGACCTCCGGCGGCTGGCCAACCGGGTCCTGGAGGTCATCGACCCCGACGGCGCCGACGAGCATCTCGGGGAGCAGTTGCGCAAGCAGGAGCAGAAGGCCTGGGATGCGACGCGGCTGTCGGTGCGTCGCCGCGGCGACGGGACGACGCACGGAGCGTTCACGATCCCCGACGCGGACGCCGACACGTTGCGTGCCGCGATCGAAGGGATCATCGCGCCACGCCGGACCGCGGAGAACGCCGACCGGCACGGCCTGGGAGCCGATGACTGGCTGGCGCTGCCGCGGGATCAGAAGATGGGCCACGCTTTCGTGGAGCTGATCGATCACCTGCCCACCGGCGCGCTCCCCGTCGCAGGTGGTCTCGCTGCCACGGTTGCGGTCACGGTCGACGTCGACGATCTCCGGACGGGGCAGGGCGTCGCGACCAACACCTCGGACACGACGATGTCAGCGACCAAGGCGCAGCGGATGGCCTGCAACGCGCACCTCGTGGCGATGTACCTGGAGAACGGCACCCGCGTCATCGACCACGGCATGACCAAGCGGTTGTACGACCGGCACCAGCGCCTCGCGCTGGCCGTGCGTGACAAGGGCTGCGTGTTCCCGGGTTGCGATCGGCCACCGGCCTGGTGCGAGGCCCACCACCTGAGCTTCTGGTCCGAGGGCGGACCGACCGATCTCGAGAACGCAGCCTTGCTGTGCCACTTCCACCACTTCCTGGTGCACGAAGGGGAATGGGAGGCGCGGATGGGCGCCGGCGGCATCCCCGAGATCATCCCGCCACCACGCATCGACCCCGACAGACGTCCCAGGCGCCACGCCAGATTCACCCGACAACAGCCCCGTGCCGCATAG
- a CDS encoding 1-acyl-sn-glycerol-3-phosphate acyltransferase, with translation MIRQRLARTIVRLMRYRMVGEVPQTGILVGAPHTSNWDFVTMLLVMWHGGAHPRVLVKKQLFKGPLGWLITALGGVPLDRDNAGTVVRELVDEAGSGEPFRLILAAEGTRSKGEYWKSGFLRLSRETGLPITLAFFDPPTRTMGFGPTFLASDDVSSDMDIVREFYADKLGIKPKNATPPRLREEG, from the coding sequence ATGATTCGTCAGCGACTGGCCCGCACGATCGTCCGGCTGATGCGTTACCGCATGGTGGGCGAGGTGCCGCAGACCGGAATCCTGGTCGGCGCGCCCCACACGTCCAACTGGGACTTCGTCACGATGCTGCTCGTGATGTGGCACGGCGGCGCGCACCCGCGGGTGCTGGTCAAGAAGCAGCTGTTCAAGGGACCGCTCGGCTGGCTCATCACGGCGCTCGGCGGCGTGCCGCTCGATCGCGACAACGCCGGGACGGTCGTGCGCGAGCTGGTCGACGAGGCCGGATCGGGCGAGCCGTTCCGGCTGATCCTCGCCGCGGAGGGCACCCGGTCCAAGGGCGAGTACTGGAAGTCCGGCTTCCTGCGCCTGTCGAGGGAGACTGGGCTGCCGATCACGCTCGCCTTCTTCGACCCGCCGACCCGGACGATGGGCTTCGGCCCGACCTTCCTGGCCAGCGACGACGTCAGCTCCGACATGGACATCGTCCGCGAGTTCTACGCCGACAAGCTCGGCATCAAGCCCAAGAACGCCACTCCCCCGCGCCTGCGCGAAGAGGGTTGA